From one Paeniglutamicibacter psychrophenolicus genomic stretch:
- a CDS encoding NAD(P)-dependent malic enzyme: MSIDASLDAAAAITEADIFDAHLGGKLSVQSKMPLTTKRDLSIAYTPGVAQVSRAIAADPALAATHTWASRLVVVVSDGTAVLGLGDIGAAASLPVMEGKSALFKEFGGLDSIPLVLNTTNVDEIVETLVRLRPSFGAVNLEDVSAPRCFELEERLIEALDCPVMHDDQHGTAVVVLAALINAAKVAGKELGQMRAVISGAGAAGIAISEILINVGLGDVVIVDSKGIVHRDRDDLNAVKAKYAAITNKEGLIGGIREALDGADVVVGVSSSKFEEADLAKMNENAVIFALSNPDPEVMPDVARKYAAVVATGRSDFPNQINNVLAFPGIFRGALDAGARRITPAMKLAAAHAIAELAEESLSNEFIVPSPLDPRVIPAVSAAVQAAVVAE, from the coding sequence ATGTCCATCGATGCTTCCCTCGACGCCGCCGCAGCCATCACCGAAGCCGACATTTTCGACGCCCACCTCGGTGGCAAGCTCAGTGTCCAGTCCAAGATGCCGCTGACCACCAAGCGCGACCTCTCCATTGCCTACACCCCGGGCGTCGCCCAGGTTTCCCGCGCCATTGCCGCGGATCCGGCACTGGCCGCCACCCACACCTGGGCCTCGCGCCTGGTCGTGGTGGTCTCCGACGGAACCGCGGTGCTGGGCCTGGGCGACATCGGCGCAGCCGCCTCGCTTCCGGTCATGGAAGGCAAGAGCGCGCTCTTCAAGGAATTCGGCGGCCTGGACTCGATCCCGCTGGTGCTGAACACCACCAACGTCGACGAGATCGTCGAGACCCTCGTGCGCCTTCGCCCCAGCTTCGGCGCGGTGAACCTCGAGGACGTCTCGGCCCCGCGCTGCTTCGAACTCGAAGAGCGCCTCATCGAGGCGCTGGACTGCCCGGTCATGCATGATGACCAGCACGGCACCGCCGTGGTGGTGCTGGCCGCGCTGATCAACGCCGCCAAGGTCGCCGGCAAGGAACTGGGCCAGATGCGCGCGGTCATTTCCGGTGCGGGTGCCGCCGGCATCGCGATCTCCGAGATCCTGATCAACGTCGGTCTGGGAGATGTGGTGATCGTCGATTCCAAGGGGATCGTCCACCGCGACCGCGACGACCTGAACGCCGTCAAGGCCAAGTACGCAGCCATCACCAACAAGGAAGGGTTGATCGGCGGGATCCGCGAGGCCCTCGACGGCGCGGACGTTGTGGTCGGGGTTTCCTCCTCGAAGTTCGAGGAAGCGGACCTGGCGAAGATGAACGAGAACGCGGTCATCTTCGCGCTGTCCAACCCGGACCCGGAGGTCATGCCGGATGTGGCACGCAAGTACGCGGCCGTCGTCGCCACCGGCCGCTCGGACTTCCCGAACCAGATCAACAACGTCCTGGCCTTCCCGGGCATCTTCCGCGGCGCCCTGGACGCCGGCGCCCGCCGCATCACCCCGGCGATGAAGCTTGCCGCAGCGCACGCCATTGCCGAGCTGGCCGAGGAGTCGCTCTCCAACGAGTTCATCGTTCCCTCGCCGCTTGACCCGCGCGTCATACCGGCGGTCTCCGCCGCCGTCCAGGCAGCGGTAGTCGCCGAGTAG
- a CDS encoding DUF4262 domain-containing protein, protein MCLQCDGWSAAEVERHINNLIEQHGWAFQYVEDPNPRRCFGYTMGLTKLGEPEFLVRGLDMADTNKMFSGFVSSVIERREHFDNGHTANWVDGRLLYFSTMLGATKYALGAYARYGHGTRVLEIHFMDSEVPPATLALMYKSFSATAGYGPVPGRKR, encoded by the coding sequence ATGTGCCTCCAATGCGATGGGTGGTCGGCCGCGGAAGTCGAACGCCACATCAACAACCTGATCGAACAGCACGGCTGGGCCTTCCAATACGTGGAGGACCCGAACCCCCGTCGGTGCTTCGGCTACACCATGGGGCTGACCAAGCTTGGCGAACCGGAGTTCCTGGTGCGCGGGCTGGACATGGCCGACACCAACAAGATGTTCAGCGGCTTCGTCTCGTCGGTGATCGAACGCCGCGAACACTTCGACAACGGGCACACCGCAAACTGGGTGGACGGGAGATTGCTGTATTTCTCCACCATGCTCGGGGCCACCAAGTACGCACTGGGCGCGTACGCCCGGTACGGGCACGGCACCCGGGTGCTGGAAATCCATTTCATGGACAGCGAGGTGCCTCCGGCCACCCTGGCGCTGATGTACAAGTCCTTCTCAGCCACGGCCGGTTACGGGCCTGTCCCCGGCCGGAAACGCTAA
- a CDS encoding HpcH/HpaI aldolase/citrate lyase family protein — translation MAFRNRRAANLPAKLSRSWLLVNASKPEDFGPALASEADSVIFDMEAAVPDDKKDAARDAVVEALSTGMTAWVRVNGIDTDFWARDLAELSKAPGLRGVMLAMTEKPEQVTYTAMRLQAGTPVLALVETALGIENATAIASAPGTFRLAFGVNDFRKDTGVSGDPLALAYARGKLVVASRVGKLPGAIDGPPAPGAEAAEVLADSAVTASMGMTGKLALSRTQVDEINLGLSPSIDELSWAHEMLEAHAAGASVGDGSYLPRLARAQKIADLADSYGLWNA, via the coding sequence ATGGCATTCCGTAATCGTCGCGCAGCTAACCTTCCAGCAAAACTCTCCCGCTCTTGGCTGCTTGTCAACGCCTCGAAGCCCGAGGACTTCGGCCCGGCGCTCGCGTCCGAGGCCGATTCGGTGATCTTCGACATGGAAGCAGCCGTCCCGGATGACAAGAAGGATGCCGCACGCGACGCCGTGGTCGAGGCCCTGTCAACGGGCATGACCGCCTGGGTGCGAGTCAACGGCATCGACACCGACTTCTGGGCCAGGGACCTGGCCGAACTGTCCAAGGCCCCGGGCCTGCGCGGGGTCATGCTCGCAATGACCGAGAAGCCGGAGCAGGTCACCTACACGGCCATGCGCCTGCAGGCGGGCACCCCGGTGCTCGCCCTGGTTGAAACGGCGCTCGGCATCGAGAACGCCACCGCCATCGCCTCGGCCCCCGGAACCTTCCGCCTGGCCTTTGGCGTCAACGACTTCCGCAAGGACACCGGAGTCTCCGGCGACCCGCTGGCCCTGGCCTACGCCCGCGGCAAGCTCGTGGTGGCCTCGCGTGTGGGCAAGCTCCCCGGCGCCATCGACGGCCCCCCTGCACCGGGCGCGGAAGCCGCCGAGGTCCTGGCCGACTCCGCCGTCACCGCCTCGATGGGCATGACCGGCAAGCTGGCGCTCTCGCGCACGCAGGTCGACGAGATCAACCTTGGCCTCTCGCCGAGCATCGACGAGCTGTCCTGGGCCCACGAAATGCTCGAGGCACACGCCGCCGGCGCTTCGGTGGGCGACGGTTCCTACCTGCCGCGTCTGGCCCGTGCGCAGAAGATCGCCGACCTGGCCGATTCCTACGGATTGTGGAACGCCTAA
- a CDS encoding class I SAM-dependent methyltransferase: MASLYEKHLLPRLVAYSCGNASLAPLRARTCTGLRGKVLELGFGSGTNVPHYPRSVTELVAIEPSDTAWRLSAPARASSATRILRGSLDGQSLTEEDGGFDAALSTFTLCTVPNAGAALAQIHRVLKPGAALHFLEHGLAPDEKVARFQRRVEPIQKALAGGCHLTRSVEGMLLAAGFEITGLETFYLPGAPRFESALSLGTAIRP; encoded by the coding sequence ATGGCCAGCCTCTACGAAAAGCACCTGTTGCCGCGCCTGGTCGCGTACTCCTGCGGCAACGCCTCGCTGGCCCCGCTGCGCGCCAGGACATGCACCGGGCTGCGCGGGAAGGTGCTGGAGCTGGGGTTCGGCTCCGGGACCAACGTGCCGCACTACCCGAGGTCCGTCACCGAGCTGGTGGCCATCGAACCCTCCGACACCGCCTGGCGGCTCTCGGCCCCTGCACGCGCCTCCTCCGCCACCAGGATCCTGCGCGGGTCCCTCGATGGCCAGTCGCTTACCGAAGAAGACGGCGGCTTCGATGCCGCCCTGAGCACGTTCACGCTGTGCACCGTCCCGAACGCGGGCGCGGCGCTGGCGCAGATCCACCGGGTGCTCAAGCCCGGGGCGGCGCTGCACTTCCTCGAGCACGGACTGGCACCCGATGAGAAGGTCGCGCGCTTCCAGCGAAGGGTCGAGCCCATCCAGAAGGCGCTGGCCGGCGGCTGCCACCTCACCCGCTCCGTGGAGGGGATGCTGCTGGCGGCGGGCTTCGAGATCACCGGGTTGGAGACCTTCTACCTGCCCGGGGCCCCGCGCTTCGAGTCCGCGCTGAGCCTGGGCACGGCCATCCGCCCGTGA
- a CDS encoding long-chain-fatty-acid--CoA ligase: MNAAVPNATLSVAAILAEGAKRHGELPAITLGGASTSYRDLWDQTRAYAGALREAGVMDGDRVAILIPNVTDFARVYYAVLSLGAVAVPIHALLKRHEIEYVLTDAEAKLMVCAAPLLVEGAAGAVAAGANVLTVLSPEAGEFARLEDLAGAAAPIDTYLPRGPLDIATILYTSGTTGKPKGALGTHFALVEQVNVLLLNTFDMRRGDKIFGGLPLFHTFGQTVALNTGLRAGAEILLLPKFTGEAALSMLLDQGVNIFIGVPTMYVGLLAAAKARPEPAPSLRYAVSGGAALPLAILDGFREHFGATIHEGYGLTETSPVASFNHVGTEPRPGTVGQAIWGVEIEVARPEVHDAIELLGAGELGELVVRGHNLFSGYLNRPEATAEAMVDGWFRTGDLGTKDSEGYITIVDRKKDMILRNGYNVYPREVEEVLIAHPEITNVAVFGVPDETHGQEIVAAVTLVAGSLLDANAIVDYAQERLAAYKYPRLVEIVVEFPLGPSGKILKRELVSRYTED; this comes from the coding sequence GTGAACGCAGCAGTTCCAAACGCCACCCTGTCCGTCGCCGCGATCCTGGCCGAGGGCGCCAAGCGCCACGGCGAGCTGCCCGCCATCACCCTGGGCGGCGCCAGCACCAGCTACCGGGACCTCTGGGACCAGACCCGGGCCTACGCCGGGGCGCTGCGCGAGGCCGGGGTCATGGACGGGGACAGGGTCGCCATCCTGATCCCGAACGTCACCGACTTCGCCCGCGTCTATTACGCGGTGTTGTCCCTGGGAGCGGTGGCGGTGCCCATCCACGCGCTGCTCAAGCGCCACGAGATCGAATACGTGCTCACCGATGCCGAGGCCAAGCTGATGGTGTGCGCCGCCCCGCTGCTGGTCGAGGGCGCCGCGGGAGCGGTTGCCGCCGGCGCCAACGTGCTGACCGTGCTCTCCCCCGAGGCCGGGGAGTTCGCCCGGCTCGAGGACCTGGCCGGGGCCGCTGCCCCCATCGACACCTACCTGCCGCGGGGCCCGCTGGACATCGCCACGATCCTGTACACCTCGGGCACCACCGGCAAGCCCAAGGGCGCCCTGGGCACCCACTTCGCCCTGGTCGAGCAGGTCAACGTGCTGCTGCTGAACACCTTCGACATGCGCCGCGGCGACAAGATCTTCGGCGGGCTGCCGCTGTTCCACACCTTCGGGCAGACCGTGGCGCTGAACACCGGGTTGCGCGCCGGGGCCGAAATCCTGCTGCTGCCCAAGTTCACCGGCGAGGCCGCCCTGTCCATGCTGCTCGATCAGGGCGTGAACATCTTCATCGGGGTCCCGACCATGTACGTGGGGCTGTTGGCCGCGGCCAAGGCGCGACCCGAGCCGGCCCCATCACTGCGCTACGCGGTCTCCGGGGGCGCGGCCCTGCCGCTGGCCATCCTCGATGGCTTCCGCGAGCACTTCGGCGCCACCATCCACGAGGGGTACGGACTGACCGAGACCTCCCCGGTGGCATCCTTCAACCACGTGGGCACCGAGCCGCGGCCAGGCACCGTGGGCCAGGCGATCTGGGGCGTGGAAATCGAGGTGGCCCGCCCCGAGGTCCACGATGCCATCGAGCTGCTGGGCGCCGGCGAACTGGGCGAGCTGGTGGTGCGGGGGCACAACCTCTTCTCCGGGTACCTGAACCGGCCCGAGGCCACCGCCGAGGCCATGGTCGATGGCTGGTTCCGCACCGGGGACCTGGGCACCAAGGACTCCGAGGGCTACATCACCATCGTGGACCGCAAGAAGGACATGATCCTGCGCAACGGCTACAACGTGTACCCGCGCGAGGTCGAGGAGGTGCTGATCGCCCACCCGGAGATCACCAACGTGGCGGTCTTCGGGGTGCCCGATGAGACGCACGGGCAGGAGATCGTGGCGGCCGTGACGCTGGTGGCCGGAAGCCTGCTGGACGCCAATGCCATCGTCGACTACGCACAGGAGCGGCTGGCCGCCTACAAGTACCCGCGGCTGGTGGAAATCGTGGTCGAATTCCCGCTGGGCCCCAGCGGGAAGATCCTCAAGCGCGAGCTGGTGTCCCGCTACACCGAGGACTAG